A DNA window from Maribellus comscasis contains the following coding sequences:
- a CDS encoding site-specific integrase, producing MKTINKANNKRSTFAVLFYINKSKVKKNGLCPVMGRITIDGKVAQFSTKATINPGCWDAKNGRATGKTKEAHVLNRKLDKLQTEIQSHYSRMVLEDGYVTAEGVKNTLNGIGKKATNLLELFREHNEEFKLRVGVNRVKVTYEYYRHSYRILEAFLKLRYHINDIALYQLNHRFIDAYDFYLRVDRRMTANTVLNHIIPLRKIIRRAISQDTLKRDPFASYVPEKPLKQRRHLTMDEFQKLLNTPIAEKHLEYARDMFLFACFTGLAYADMKNLSEKHLREDRNGTLWIRIERQKTKSECNIRLLNMAIQIIEKYRHERTDDRIFQMKTLKSIDENLKTIARKCGIESRLTHHMGRHTYATQVCLSQGVPIETLSKMMGHRSIQTTQVYAKITNQKVNEDMKILSNRIENKYKLVKERLPEKFSKNQYYK from the coding sequence ATGAAAACAATCAATAAAGCAAACAATAAACGGAGTACGTTCGCTGTACTTTTCTATATCAACAAATCGAAAGTAAAAAAGAATGGTTTATGCCCTGTAATGGGGCGTATAACCATTGACGGGAAAGTTGCACAATTCAGTACAAAAGCAACTATTAATCCCGGATGCTGGGATGCCAAAAACGGCAGGGCAACAGGAAAAACAAAAGAAGCCCATGTTCTGAACCGGAAACTTGACAAATTACAAACCGAAATCCAAAGCCATTATTCCCGGATGGTTCTGGAAGATGGTTATGTAACCGCCGAAGGGGTAAAAAACACCTTGAACGGTATCGGAAAGAAAGCTACCAACCTGCTCGAACTGTTCCGGGAACATAACGAGGAGTTTAAACTCCGGGTAGGTGTTAACCGGGTGAAAGTAACTTATGAGTATTATCGTCATTCTTACCGGATACTTGAAGCATTTTTGAAACTTCGTTACCACATAAACGATATTGCGCTGTATCAACTAAACCACCGGTTTATTGATGCGTATGATTTTTACCTGCGTGTAGATAGAAGGATGACAGCAAACACGGTACTGAACCACATTATCCCGCTTCGCAAAATAATACGCAGGGCAATCAGTCAAGACACCTTGAAACGTGACCCGTTTGCCAGCTATGTTCCAGAAAAACCATTGAAGCAACGGCGGCACCTGACAATGGATGAATTTCAAAAACTGCTGAACACGCCAATAGCAGAAAAACATCTCGAATATGCACGGGATATGTTCCTGTTTGCCTGTTTTACCGGTTTGGCGTATGCCGATATGAAAAACCTTTCAGAAAAGCATTTGAGAGAGGACAGAAATGGTACATTATGGATTCGGATTGAACGACAGAAAACCAAAAGTGAATGTAATATCCGGCTGTTGAATATGGCTATCCAAATCATTGAAAAATACAGGCATGAGCGAACAGATGACAGGATTTTCCAAATGAAAACACTAAAATCCATTGATGAGAACCTGAAAACCATTGCCCGAAAATGCGGGATTGAAAGCCGACTGACCCACCACATGGGACGCCACACGTATGCAACCCAGGTTTGCTTGTCTCAGGGGGTTCCGATTGAAACGCTCAGTAAAATGATGGGGCACCGGTCTATCCAGACCACACAGGTTTATGCTAAAATTACCAATCAAAAAGTGAATGAGGATATGAAAATCCTGTCCAACCGGATAGAGAATAAATATAAATTGGTGAAAGAGAGATTGCCTGAAAAGTTCTCTAAAAATCAATATTACAAGTAA
- a CDS encoding sensor histidine kinase produces MCIKTNKKELYETAIITSPIIALFECSVIALLTHQTVARFLVGVIVITILSLFIWLINIFVLNIENTTGAKTSWKRYTLSYMFLLIFFAFASITTDIISNESHTTPSVILQLTNILSLNAIVLIMVNNMIMRSQKSQTESELANLKIKHLEAEHQQLIQQLQPHFLFNSFSTLKSIIGTDTELAQEYLVKLSNFLRFTATAHQNTIIPLCEELEFTKNYIDLQQIRFEDALYYKISIPDNMISQFEIPVYALQSLVENAIKHNAFNNENTLKIDIVFDNGNLIVSNNKLPKPPGETKSGIGLNNLKKRYKLSTGQEINIEESSMNFRVTLKLISKRYD; encoded by the coding sequence ATGTGCATCAAAACCAACAAAAAAGAACTTTATGAAACAGCGATAATCACTTCGCCTATAATAGCACTTTTTGAATGTTCTGTTATAGCCCTCTTAACACATCAAACAGTCGCCCGTTTTTTAGTTGGAGTGATTGTTATCACCATATTATCCCTGTTTATTTGGTTGATTAATATATTTGTTTTGAATATAGAAAACACTACCGGAGCAAAAACAAGCTGGAAAAGGTACACGCTCAGCTATATGTTTTTGTTGATTTTCTTCGCGTTTGCATCCATTACCACAGATATAATATCCAATGAGAGCCACACAACCCCATCTGTTATACTACAATTAACAAATATATTATCGCTAAATGCTATCGTTCTTATTATGGTAAACAATATGATAATGCGTTCTCAAAAATCACAAACTGAAAGTGAATTAGCCAATTTAAAGATTAAGCATTTAGAGGCAGAACATCAGCAGCTAATTCAACAGTTGCAGCCTCATTTCTTGTTTAATTCATTTAGTACACTTAAATCAATCATTGGCACAGATACAGAATTAGCACAAGAATACCTTGTTAAACTTTCCAACTTTCTAAGATTTACGGCAACAGCACACCAAAACACGATTATCCCGCTTTGTGAAGAACTGGAGTTTACCAAAAATTACATTGATTTACAGCAAATTCGATTTGAAGATGCTCTATATTATAAAATATCCATCCCTGACAATATGATTTCTCAATTTGAAATTCCCGTGTACGCGCTACAATCATTAGTAGAAAATGCCATAAAGCACAACGCTTTTAACAATGAAAACACTTTAAAAATTGACATCGTTTTTGACAATGGAAACCTTATTGTCTCAAACAATAAATTACCTAAACCACCGGGTGAAACAAAGAGTGGCATAGGGCTTAATAACCTTAAAAAAAGGTACAAACTAAGTACAGGACAAGAAATTAATATAGAAGAATCTTCTATGAATTTTAGAGTGACACTCAAATTAATCAGTAAAAGGTATGATTAA
- a CDS encoding DUF5712 family protein, protein MNIDFPPPSKNGVYNNAGSSRRLANYLEHEDLERMQQGIYTENFFNLKENDIYKSQVIKEIDSNIGQLMKTDAKFYAIHVSPSEKEIQRMGNTQAEQAENMKRYIREVFIPEYARNFNKDLSAENIKFFGKIHFSRDRSENKHNMHCHLIVSRKDQSNKKKLSPLTNHKNTKKGVIKGGFDRSNLFRQAERGFDRLFNHNRSLTESFEYYNTMKNGSLTDQLKMQERESGANEIPYAGEKKNAAEAQTKTELRAGSNISMPQQTNENALSSLFSILPLDDTFTDNQQQQQPRKKKKRRKGFKK, encoded by the coding sequence ATGAATATCGACTTCCCACCACCATCTAAAAACGGGGTTTATAACAACGCAGGCAGCAGCCGGAGGCTAGCCAATTACCTCGAACATGAAGATTTAGAGCGGATGCAGCAAGGCATTTATACCGAAAACTTTTTCAACCTAAAGGAAAACGATATTTACAAATCGCAGGTCATAAAAGAAATAGACAGCAACATTGGTCAGTTAATGAAAACCGATGCTAAATTTTACGCTATCCATGTCAGCCCCTCGGAAAAGGAAATTCAAAGGATGGGAAACACTCAAGCAGAACAGGCAGAAAATATGAAACGATACATCCGTGAAGTATTTATTCCCGAATATGCCCGAAACTTCAATAAAGACTTATCGGCAGAAAACATTAAATTCTTTGGTAAAATCCATTTCAGTCGCGACCGTTCCGAAAACAAACACAACATGCACTGTCATTTAATTGTCAGCCGCAAAGACCAATCAAATAAAAAGAAGCTGTCCCCGTTGACCAATCATAAAAATACAAAGAAAGGGGTAATCAAGGGCGGCTTTGATAGGTCTAACTTGTTCCGACAGGCTGAAAGAGGTTTTGACAGGTTATTTAACCATAACCGGTCATTAACCGAATCCTTTGAATATTACAACACCATGAAAAACGGCAGTCTAACAGACCAGCTCAAAATGCAGGAACGAGAATCGGGAGCCAATGAAATACCCTATGCCGGTGAAAAGAAAAATGCTGCTGAGGCACAAACGAAAACAGAATTAAGAGCAGGCTCAAATATCTCTATGCCACAGCAGACAAACGAAAACGCTTTGTCGTCTTTATTTTCAATTCTTCCATTGGATGATACTTTTACTGACAACCAGCAACAACAACAGCCCCGAAAAAAGAAGAAACGCAGGAAAGGCTTTAAAAAGTAA
- a CDS encoding helix-turn-helix domain-containing protein, producing MYINNDEFEKWMEKLSAKLNEIGRDIKEMTGKGEVNILDENDKLLDNQDLAFLLKVSYRTLQRYRTNKKLPYFMIGHKTYYRTSDVRAFVREYMELQQFKQFEKATRGDK from the coding sequence ATGTATATCAATAACGACGAATTTGAAAAGTGGATGGAAAAGCTCTCTGCAAAACTAAATGAGATTGGGCGGGACATAAAAGAGATGACAGGAAAAGGCGAGGTAAACATTTTGGATGAAAATGATAAATTACTGGACAACCAGGATTTGGCTTTTCTCCTGAAAGTATCTTATCGTACCTTGCAACGCTACCGAACAAATAAAAAGCTCCCCTATTTTATGATAGGCCATAAAACTTATTACCGCACCTCCGATGTGCGGGCATTTGTCCGCGAGTACATGGAATTACAGCAATTCAAACAGTTTGAAAAAGCTACTCGCGGGGATAAATGA
- a CDS encoding LytR/AlgR family response regulator transcription factor, which yields MIKTVIIEDEKRTAQDLADTLKKIDGDLEIVSILSSVKQAVEFFKTEDDFNLIFSDIQLTDGLCFNIFKSIKITVPVIFCTAFDKYTLEAFNANGIHYILKPFNKSSVSEALVKYQTLKLNFTTQDNNKLIQKAEQQITKQPASSIIINQGEKIIPINIQEIALFYCENKYVFALTFNQKKHILTHSVEELEGICGASFFRANRQYLVSRKAIKDASRHFNRKILINLTIAYSEKILVSRLKAPSFIAWLAQV from the coding sequence ATGATTAAAACTGTTATAATTGAAGATGAAAAACGAACAGCGCAGGATTTAGCTGATACGTTAAAAAAAATAGACGGCGACCTTGAAATAGTCAGTATTTTATCTTCTGTAAAACAAGCCGTAGAATTCTTTAAAACAGAAGATGATTTTAATCTGATTTTTTCAGATATACAACTCACTGATGGATTATGTTTTAATATTTTTAAAAGTATCAAAATAACTGTGCCTGTTATTTTTTGTACAGCCTTTGATAAATACACTTTGGAAGCATTTAATGCAAACGGGATTCATTACATTCTCAAACCTTTCAATAAATCTTCTGTCTCCGAAGCATTAGTGAAATATCAAACCTTAAAATTAAACTTTACAACTCAAGACAATAATAAATTAATTCAAAAAGCAGAGCAGCAGATAACGAAACAACCAGCCTCATCAATTATCATCAATCAGGGAGAAAAGATTATTCCGATTAATATTCAGGAAATTGCTCTGTTTTATTGTGAAAATAAATACGTATTTGCCCTAACTTTTAATCAAAAAAAACATATTCTGACTCATTCCGTCGAAGAACTTGAAGGCATTTGTGGCGCTTCATTTTTCAGGGCAAACCGCCAATATCTCGTTAGTCGAAAAGCAATAAAAGACGCCTCCCGGCATTTTAACAGGAAAATTCTGATTAATTTGACCATTGCATATTCTGAAAAAATACTGGTTAGCCGTCTTAAAGCCCCCTCATTTATAGCGTGGCTGGCTCAGGTCTAA
- a CDS encoding DUF3876 domain-containing protein yields METKYINPDRLTGTWESINLTPTVIIYRDGEIYLLSIIHINETSKQASPATYEIQEDEEGFFINYNLRRMAIGYDAKLDILNLSLLGDYIRN; encoded by the coding sequence ATGGAAACGAAATATATCAACCCGGACAGGCTGACCGGAACATGGGAAAGCATAAACCTGACCCCAACAGTTATTATTTACCGGGATGGGGAAATCTATTTACTTAGCATCATCCATATAAACGAAACAAGCAAACAGGCCAGTCCTGCAACCTATGAAATACAGGAAGATGAAGAAGGGTTCTTTATCAATTATAACCTGAGACGAATGGCTATTGGCTATGATGCTAAGCTGGATATATTAAACCTCTCCTTGTTAGGGGATTATATACGAAACTAA
- a CDS encoding TonB-dependent receptor, producing the protein MRKRKFYLFLFCLFLFVQIKAQQIYTISGNIKDAKTGEDLIGATIYIKELTIGTITNAYGYYSLSVKAGTCTIVVQYLGYDPQEQQINVSSSLKLDFSLSEQVTQIKDIVVTSRRKDENITQTQMGMQKLDVKEIESIPVLFGEKDVLKTIQLMPGIKSSGEGSSGFNVRGGASDQNLILLDEATVYNASHLLGFFSVFNSDAIKSISVFKGNEPAEYGGRLSSVLDIRMNDGNNQNFWVSGGIGLISSRLAIEGPLVKDKGSFIISGRRTYADMFLKLSNNEDLDGAKLYFYDLNAKGNYRINDNNRVYISGYLGKDKLGFSQFGIDWGNSTGTVRWNHLFSDRVFSNTSIILSNYLYKINLDIGDVMDMNVISRIRDYGIKQDFQLFSKNNSAIKFGFNSTYHKIIPGAITSNGGLNIEDLSNKYAWGNAFYISHQYQLSDKVDIEYGVRLSMFSLLGGGNFYTYDNEGNIQDTATYSTNEFVKTYVNLEPRISVNFLLSEKSSVKASYARNTQNLHLLSNSTSGNPTDLWIPSSNNVKPEIADQASLGYYHNFRKNQYELSIETYYKKLQNQIDYKDGAQLNFNDNVESEILFGDGRAYGFEVYLKKKYGRFNGWISYTLSRTERKLDEINNGNWYPAKQDRTHDISIVGMYDLNKRWSLSASWVYYTGNAVTFPSGKYEIDGKTMYLYTKRNAGRMPAYHRLDLGVTWIRKKTDKFESSWSFSIYNAYGHQNAYTISFRDNEDNPTKTEAVQTSLFRFIPSFTYNFKF; encoded by the coding sequence ATGAGAAAACGTAAATTTTATTTGTTTTTATTCTGTCTGTTTTTATTTGTTCAGATAAAAGCTCAACAGATTTATACTATAAGCGGTAATATAAAAGATGCAAAAACCGGAGAAGATCTAATAGGGGCAACTATCTATATTAAAGAGTTAACCATAGGGACAATTACCAATGCTTATGGTTATTACTCTTTGTCAGTTAAAGCAGGTACATGTACCATAGTCGTTCAATATCTGGGTTATGACCCACAAGAGCAACAGATTAATGTGTCAAGTTCTTTAAAACTCGATTTTTCATTATCTGAACAAGTAACTCAAATTAAAGATATTGTGGTTACATCTCGTAGAAAAGATGAAAATATAACTCAAACTCAAATGGGAATGCAAAAGCTGGATGTTAAGGAGATTGAAAGTATTCCTGTACTCTTTGGCGAAAAAGATGTACTAAAGACTATACAGTTAATGCCCGGAATTAAATCATCAGGTGAGGGAAGCAGTGGTTTTAACGTCAGAGGAGGAGCTTCCGATCAGAATCTGATTTTACTTGATGAAGCTACTGTTTATAATGCTTCTCACTTATTGGGGTTCTTTTCGGTTTTCAATTCAGATGCGATAAAAAGTATTTCAGTTTTTAAAGGGAATGAACCTGCTGAATATGGAGGTAGGCTTTCTTCAGTACTCGATATCAGGATGAACGATGGCAATAACCAAAATTTTTGGGTTAGTGGTGGAATCGGTTTGATTTCATCACGTTTAGCAATTGAAGGTCCATTGGTAAAAGATAAAGGTTCATTTATTATATCGGGGCGTCGCACTTATGCTGATATGTTTTTAAAACTTTCTAATAATGAAGATTTAGACGGTGCCAAATTATATTTCTATGACTTAAATGCAAAAGGTAATTACCGCATTAATGATAATAACAGGGTTTATATCTCCGGTTATTTAGGTAAAGATAAGTTAGGATTTAGTCAATTCGGAATCGACTGGGGAAATAGCACTGGAACTGTTCGGTGGAATCATTTATTTTCAGATAGAGTGTTCTCAAATACTTCAATTATTTTAAGCAATTATTTGTATAAAATTAATCTTGATATTGGTGATGTAATGGATATGAATGTTATTTCACGTATTCGGGATTATGGTATAAAACAAGATTTTCAACTTTTTTCAAAAAACAATAGTGCAATAAAATTTGGATTTAATTCAACCTACCATAAGATTATTCCAGGAGCTATAACATCAAACGGAGGCTTAAATATCGAAGATTTGAGCAATAAATATGCATGGGGAAACGCTTTTTACATCTCACATCAATATCAACTCTCTGACAAAGTTGATATTGAATATGGAGTTAGACTTTCCATGTTTAGCCTTTTGGGAGGCGGTAATTTCTATACATATGATAATGAAGGTAATATTCAGGATACAGCAACCTATAGTACAAATGAATTTGTAAAAACCTATGTAAACCTTGAACCAAGGATTTCAGTTAACTTTTTATTAAGCGAGAAAAGTTCTGTAAAAGCATCTTATGCCCGTAATACACAGAACCTACACTTGCTTTCTAATTCAACTTCCGGGAACCCTACTGATTTGTGGATTCCAAGCAGCAATAATGTTAAACCTGAAATAGCCGATCAAGCTTCACTTGGATATTATCATAATTTTAGAAAAAATCAATACGAACTTTCAATAGAAACTTATTATAAAAAACTACAAAATCAGATTGATTATAAGGATGGGGCTCAATTAAATTTCAATGATAACGTGGAATCGGAAATATTATTTGGAGACGGTCGGGCGTATGGATTTGAGGTATATTTAAAAAAGAAATACGGAAGATTCAATGGATGGATTAGTTATACTTTATCACGTACCGAGCGCAAATTAGATGAAATAAATAACGGTAATTGGTATCCTGCAAAACAGGACAGAACCCATGATATCTCAATAGTTGGAATGTATGATTTAAATAAACGTTGGAGCCTCTCAGCTTCCTGGGTGTATTACACGGGTAATGCAGTAACTTTTCCAAGTGGTAAATACGAAATTGATGGAAAAACAATGTATTTATACACTAAGCGTAATGCAGGACGCATGCCGGCATATCATCGTCTTGATTTGGGAGTTACCTGGATAAGGAAAAAGACTGATAAATTTGAATCCAGTTGGTCGTTTTCTATTTATAATGCTTACGGACATCAAAATGCATACACTATTTCTTTCCGGGATAATGAAGATAATCCAACTAAAACTGAAGCTGTACAAACTTCATTGTTTCGATTTATTCCATCATTTACATATAACTTTAAATTCTAA
- a CDS encoding DoxX family protein, which produces MNRIKKVGRKLYWVPSLLMALDALIKFFSSPYLEELSQIVPKDKIVWIAIIELCIVPVFLFENTQLIGLLLVFCFWGGAMGVNLNHDYYNYLPIGILFLFSISMLFRNSSSHIKIT; this is translated from the coding sequence GTGAACAGGATAAAAAAAGTAGGAAGGAAATTGTATTGGGTACCGTCTTTACTGATGGCGTTGGATGCTTTAATAAAATTTTTTTCTTCACCCTATTTGGAAGAGTTATCGCAAATAGTACCCAAAGATAAAATCGTTTGGATAGCAATAATTGAACTCTGCATTGTACCTGTCTTTCTTTTTGAAAACACCCAATTAATTGGGCTTTTACTGGTATTTTGCTTTTGGGGAGGAGCAATGGGGGTTAATTTGAATCATGACTACTATAATTACCTGCCAATAGGGATTTTATTTCTTTTTTCAATTTCTATGCTATTTAGAAATTCTTCAAGTCACATAAAAATCACATAA
- a CDS encoding site-specific integrase codes for MNQELKLLFYIKRSETKKDGTCPVMGRITIGKTMAQFSTKLTVPVSLWDTRANRASGKSKQAVRINRVLDKTSLSVNSHFSSLTGLNGKVTATEVKNAFQGISSAQETLVRYFSRHNQEFYKRVGINRELSTAIQYDNSLKHLTRFIEKKYRVSDIPFSKLDSSFIEAYDFYLRVELKRMPQTIVGITRHLRKMIKLAIAEGIISRDPFENYSPERPKARQKYLTREELDRIMTTPLDHPARYRTRDMFLFSVFTGLAYRDVFNLTEKNIVKADDGVLWIKTTRQKTGTPCEIPLLDIPLKIIEKYKGLTENGKLLPMLSCGRINKNLKVIGKTCNIDRRLIYHMGRHTYATEICLSQGVPIESVSRMLGHRDLRSTQIYAKITNDKIAEDIRRAESRIDSKFQSTVI; via the coding sequence ATGAATCAGGAATTAAAACTTCTCTTCTACATCAAAAGGAGCGAAACCAAAAAGGACGGGACTTGTCCTGTCATGGGACGAATTACCATTGGAAAAACAATGGCACAGTTCAGTACAAAATTAACCGTTCCGGTATCCCTATGGGATACCAGGGCTAACCGTGCATCTGGGAAAAGCAAACAGGCCGTTCGCATTAACCGGGTTTTGGACAAAACCAGTTTGTCCGTTAACAGCCATTTTTCAAGTCTGACCGGACTAAACGGAAAGGTAACTGCTACCGAAGTTAAAAACGCCTTCCAGGGGATATCATCCGCACAGGAAACCCTTGTCCGGTACTTCTCCCGCCATAACCAAGAATTTTATAAACGTGTGGGGATAAACAGGGAACTATCCACTGCCATTCAATATGACAACTCACTGAAACACCTTACCCGGTTTATCGAAAAGAAATACCGGGTTTCGGATATCCCGTTTTCCAAACTCGATTCTTCGTTCATAGAAGCCTATGATTTTTACCTGCGGGTAGAGTTAAAACGGATGCCCCAAACAATTGTAGGTATTACGCGGCACCTTCGGAAAATGATAAAGCTGGCCATTGCCGAAGGAATTATTTCACGCGACCCGTTCGAGAATTATTCCCCCGAGCGTCCGAAAGCCAGACAAAAGTACCTGACACGGGAAGAACTCGACCGGATAATGACCACTCCGTTAGACCATCCTGCCCGATACCGTACCCGCGATATGTTTTTGTTTTCGGTTTTCACAGGACTGGCTTACCGCGATGTATTTAACCTGACAGAAAAGAATATTGTAAAGGCTGACGACGGGGTATTGTGGATTAAGACTACCCGACAAAAGACCGGTACACCCTGTGAAATCCCTTTGCTGGATATTCCCCTGAAAATTATAGAAAAGTATAAAGGACTGACCGAAAATGGCAAACTACTCCCGATGTTGAGTTGCGGCAGGATAAACAAGAACCTGAAAGTAATCGGTAAGACTTGTAACATCGACCGCAGGTTGATTTACCACATGGGGAGGCACACGTATGCCACCGAAATCTGCCTCTCACAGGGAGTTCCCATTGAAAGTGTCAGCCGGATGTTAGGACACCGTGATTTACGTTCCACCCAGATTTATGCCAAAATTACCAACGATAAGATTGCTGAAGATATTCGCCGGGCAGAATCCCGTATCGACAGTAAATTTCAATCAACAGTCATATAA
- a CDS encoding BfmA/BtgA family mobilization protein, with product MGNQYRKTQFTTIGIDKETNALVEKVCKRYSLKKGEVVKLAFQYLEKAHINPADAPESVKAELSRINKRQDDIIRFIRHYEEQQLNPMIRTSHSIATRFDSIAKTLENLILSQLGANREKQYAILQKISDQFSKHADAINNQSRQINALHQLQQKESSKLLKLVSLYTDLANCGVMDGKRKETLKTEITNLKNDQ from the coding sequence ATGGGCAATCAATACCGGAAAACCCAATTCACGACTATCGGGATAGATAAAGAAACCAACGCTTTGGTGGAAAAGGTATGTAAACGCTATTCGCTGAAAAAGGGTGAAGTAGTGAAACTTGCTTTTCAATATTTGGAGAAAGCCCATATTAACCCGGCAGATGCCCCCGAATCTGTAAAAGCCGAGCTTTCCAGAATCAATAAAAGGCAGGATGATATTATCCGTTTTATCCGGCACTACGAAGAACAGCAGCTTAACCCGATGATACGGACAAGCCATTCGATTGCCACCCGTTTTGACAGTATTGCCAAAACATTGGAAAACTTAATCCTTTCCCAACTGGGAGCAAACCGGGAGAAACAATATGCTATACTGCAAAAAATTAGCGACCAGTTTAGCAAACATGCCGATGCGATAAATAACCAGTCCCGGCAAATCAATGCTTTGCACCAGTTACAACAAAAAGAAAGCTCGAAACTGTTGAAGTTGGTTAGCCTTTATACAGATTTAGCAAACTGCGGGGTGATGGACGGAAAGCGTAAGGAAACACTGAAAACAGAAATCACCAATTTGAAAAACGACCAGTAA
- a CDS encoding helix-turn-helix domain-containing protein: MEILDKKSTEIVSLFEELDELLNIIQQALKNRTPHLNGEKFLSNRDVCRMLHISSRTLQDWRDTGKIPFIRIKGKILYKQSKVLKRLEDSAVK; this comes from the coding sequence ATGGAAATACTGGACAAAAAATCAACGGAAATCGTTTCTCTTTTTGAGGAGCTTGATGAGTTGTTAAACATCATACAGCAAGCCCTTAAAAATCGTACTCCGCACCTGAATGGGGAAAAATTCCTGTCAAACCGTGATGTTTGCCGGATGTTGCATATTTCTTCCCGAACTTTACAGGACTGGAGGGATACGGGTAAAATACCGTTTATTCGAATTAAGGGTAAAATACTGTATAAACAATCCAAGGTTTTAAAACGGCTGGAAGATAGCGCAGTAAAATAA
- a CDS encoding DUF4249 domain-containing protein, which translates to MNKIIIYLGVAILIIFSSCEKVIDLNLDSVSPQIAIQGNIYDQPGPYSVKISKTVDFYESSIYPPVAGALVIISDDHGVVDTLVEKSPGEYITTKIVGNPGYTYSLVVTVEEISYTATSTMNNAVYIDSVYIEDAVFGSGKQVTSKFTDPIDTENYYRFIEFINNVQQSDFHVTRDELYDGESVEYSISSTNNDYKIKTGDSITIRLESIDEGVYDYFRTAGSEGSQSASPDNPISNITNGALGYFSACSYRIYPIIVP; encoded by the coding sequence ATGAATAAGATTATAATATATTTAGGAGTTGCTATCTTGATAATATTTTCATCATGTGAAAAAGTAATTGATCTCAATTTAGATTCTGTATCTCCCCAAATAGCCATTCAGGGTAACATTTACGATCAACCAGGTCCATATTCCGTTAAAATTTCAAAAACGGTTGATTTTTATGAATCGAGTATATACCCTCCTGTTGCGGGGGCACTTGTTATAATTTCTGATGATCATGGCGTTGTTGATACATTGGTAGAGAAAAGCCCAGGTGAGTATATAACTACAAAAATTGTTGGAAATCCAGGGTATACATATAGTCTTGTTGTCACTGTTGAGGAAATTTCTTACACAGCAACTTCTACCATGAATAATGCTGTTTATATTGATTCTGTTTATATTGAAGATGCCGTCTTTGGAAGTGGGAAACAGGTCACCTCTAAATTTACAGATCCCATTGATACTGAAAACTATTATCGTTTTATTGAATTTATCAATAATGTTCAGCAAAGTGATTTTCATGTAACAAGAGATGAACTGTATGATGGAGAAAGTGTTGAATACTCAATTTCTTCAACAAATAATGATTATAAGATTAAAACAGGAGATTCAATTACTATCCGGTTAGAATCCATTGACGAGGGGGTTTACGACTATTTTAGAACAGCTGGCAGTGAAGGAAGCCAATCAGCATCGCCTGATAATCCAATTTCCAATATAACTAATGGAGCATTAGGATATTTTAGTGCTTGTTCTTATCGTATCTACCCTATCATAGTACCATAG
- a CDS encoding helix-turn-helix domain-containing protein: protein MDIVAIESKTFGQIKERFEDFSRQVKSLCGDSRDRNKWLDNDEVCELLQISRRTLQSYRDNGILPYSQIGRKCYYKVADIENLINQSQPQK, encoded by the coding sequence ATGGATATTGTAGCAATTGAAAGCAAAACTTTCGGGCAAATAAAAGAACGTTTTGAAGATTTCTCCCGGCAGGTAAAGAGCCTGTGCGGGGACAGCCGAGACAGGAACAAATGGTTGGACAATGATGAAGTTTGTGAACTTCTGCAAATATCGAGGCGAACTTTACAGTCGTACCGGGATAACGGCATCCTTCCGTATTCGCAAATAGGTAGAAAATGCTATTACAAAGTAGCAGATATTGAGAACCTCATTAACCAGTCACAACCCCAAAAATAA